In Juglans regia cultivar Chandler chromosome 13, Walnut 2.0, whole genome shotgun sequence, the following proteins share a genomic window:
- the LOC109019526 gene encoding tetratricopeptide repeat protein 38, with product MDGVKLDRWGYEVRTSSDSCISAINAFYQQVLIYGRGKSVILEAPFHDKNCVLANILAAHFLCSSDPSRAPSHLQAAKSCLAQATAYEKAVFDAVSYLMSKDRDDDVAIELHSKIVKDFPRDLISLKRAQVLCFYLGRPDLSLNLVQQVLPKNQEENYIYGMLAFPLLELNQMADAEKAAKKGFEINGQDYWAQHALCHFLQYECRFEEAIEFMEGCSSSWSSCSSFMLTHNWWHVALCYLEGGSPIQRVLEIYDNCIWKELEKSDAVGPEVYLNAAGLLLRVYVRGEIDAFEDRLKILASCLTAQANWYIEWHLDSLILWALANTGELSKAEDLLKGLKSRFSRMSKKKQQLMQTGMLLAEAMYEYGSGNDKKALELLGPDFDANNCKMLGASEEQLDVFNEVWCSTLLNTGQAVKAIDVIEKRIKKREGVPFMWRLLERGYNLIGRKEAALAGEKAQALETAYFK from the exons atggatggaGTGAAACTGGATAGGTGGGGGTACGAGGTCAGGACCTCTTCGGATTCTTGTATCTCTGCCATCAACGCCTTCTATCAACAG GTGCTTATTTATGGGAGAGGAAAGTCAGTGATTCTGGAAGCGCCGTTCCATGACAAAAACTGCGTATTGGCCAACATTTTGGCCGCTCACTTCCTCTGCTCCTCCGATCCTTCCCGAGCTCCTTCCCATCTCCAAGCTGCTAAGTCCTGTCTC GCGCAAGCCACCGCGTACGAGAAAGCAGTTTTCGATGCCGTCAGTTATTTGATGTCTAAAGATAGAGATGACGATGTTGCTATCGAGTTACACTCTAAG ATAGTAAAAGATTTTCCAAGAGATCTCATTTCACTGAAGAGGGCCCAAGTGCTATGCTTTTACCTGGGTCGACCTGATCTGTCCTTGAATCTTGTTCAACAG GTTCTACCCAAAAATcaagaagaaaattatatatatggcatgCTTGCTTTTCCTTTGCTGGAGCTTAACCAAATGGCAGATGCTGAGAAAGCTGCTAAAAAGGGATTTGAGATCAACGGGCAAGACTACTGGGCACAACATGCT CTGTGCCATTTTCTACAGTATGAGTGCCGGTTTGAAGAAGCAATAGAGTTCATGGAAGGATGCTCATCTTCTTGGAGTTCTTGTTCGTCATTTAT GCTGACACATAATTGGTGGCATGTAGCTCTTTGTTACTTGGAAGGGGGTTCTCCAATTCAAAGAGTCTTAGAAATATATGATAATTGTATTTGGAAGGAATTGGAAAAAAGTGATGCTGTGGGTCCAGAG GTGTACTTAAATGCAGCCGGTTTATTGTTGCGAGTGTATGTACGGGGTGAAATTGATGCCTTTGAGGACCGTCTCAAGATCTTAGCAAGTTGCCTTACAGCTCAA GCAAACTGGTATATAGAGTGGCACCTTGATTCCTTGATCTTATGGGCCCTAGCTAATACTGGAGAGCTGTCTAAAGCTGAGGATTTACTGAAGGGCTTGAAATCCAG ATTCTCTAGGATGAGCAAGAAGAAGCAGCAATTAATGCAGACAGGAATGCTG CTTGCAGAAGCCATGTACGAGTACGGGAGTGGAAATGACAAAAAGGCATTGGAATTGCTTGGTCCAGATTTTGATGCCAATAACTGCAAG ATGCTTGGAGCATCTGAGGAACAACTTGATGTATTCAATGAAGTCTGGTGCAGTACGTTGCTAAATACTGGACAAGCTGTGAAGG CAATTGACGTAATTGAAAAGCGGATCAAGAAGCGAGAAGGAGTCCCTTTTATGTGGCGCCTCCTG GAGAGAGGCTATAACCTTATAGGAAGAAAGGAAGCTGCACTTGCAGGGGAGAAGGCTCAGGCTTTGGAGACTGCATATTTCAAATAA
- the LOC109021398 gene encoding LEAF RUST 10 DISEASE-RESISTANCE LOCUS RECEPTOR-LIKE PROTEIN KINASE-like 1.5, which produces MPPPLSSSNLGLALSLFFLLLYPLFRTSAAAQRCSPATVTSGSPCPPFTSPPSFPFSSSPGCGHPSFQIKCSTPHSIISINDLSFSLVHYEPNSSTLTLAPNPSNETTTKSAAHRKYCSVPDFVSIPNRSINLSGSPFRVSDGSCARLSLLRPCSPPSLPNCSHCPWECKLIKNPLQLLHGCGSTHHSVSEQGCQSDVLGFLDNFLIKFGFQVEWDQAQDTYFSRCQDCNANNGVCGFNSSDPKKQFICFGTQSRYSPSWLREGSPKRLAILCIIFAMTCFILLAAMILRSRRFKPSAIEEDANTLFLHRHRSASLLPPVFTYEELESSTNRFDVKRKIGDGGFGSVYLGQLYDGRIVAVKYLHRASAGRAFSTKSFCNEILILSSIDHPNLVKLHGYCSDPRGLLLVYDYVPNGTLADHLHGPKSLFRKGSLTWQVRIDMAIQTAMAIEYLHFSVAPPIVHRDITSTNIFVERDMRIKVGDFGLSRLLVFPETSTTSASSSGYVWTGPQGTPGYLDPDYHKSCRLTEKSDVYSFGVVLLELITGSKAVDQSRDKREMALADLVVSKIHMGLLSQVVDPFLALDAEAIGGVHAVGELAFRCVAAEKDDRPDAKEVVEELKRIRSRTRVDIQASNAIAGDDVVKD; this is translated from the coding sequence ATGCCTCCGCCACTTTCTTCCTCCAATCTAGGCCTAGCcctttcccttttctttctGCTACTGTACCCTTTGTTCAGAACTTCTGCAGCGGCTCAAAGATGCTCTCCAGCGACAGTGACGTCCGGATCTCCATGCCCACCTTTCACTTCCCCGCCTTCCTTCCCTTTCTCTTCCTCCCCTGGCTGCGGCCATCCTTCCTTTCAAATCAAATGTTCAACTCCCCACTCCATCATCTCCATTAATGACCTGTCTTTCTCGCTTGTCCACTACGAACCCAACTCCTCCACTCTCACACTGGCCCCGAATCCCTCCAATGAGACCACAACTAAATCAGCTGCACACAGAAAGTACTGCTCCGTTCCAGATTTTGTCTCGATCCCTAATCGCTCTATCAATCTCTCAGGCTCGCCGTTTCGAGTCTCCGATGGTTCTTGTGCTCGCCTCTCTCTTCTCCGACCTTGTTCTCCTCCAAGTCTCCCAAACTGCAGCCATTGCCCTTGGGAATGCAAGCTCATCAAGAACCCACTTCAGCTGCTCCATGGCTGTGGGTCCACGCACCATTCCGTCTCGGAGCAGGGTTGCCAAAGCGACGTTTTGGGGTTCCTCGATAACTTTCTGATCAAATTTGGGTTCCAAGTGGAGTGGGACCAAGCTCAGGACACTTACTTTTCTAGGTGCCAAGATTGCAATGCCAACAATGGAGTCTGTGGCTTCAATTCCTCCGATCCAAAAAAGCAATTCATTTGCTTTGGCACCCAGAGCCGCTATTCCCCCTCATGGCTTCGTGAAGGCAGCCCGAAACGACTTGCGATCTTGTGCATTATATTTGCAATGACATGTTTTATCCTGCTTGCCGCAATGATTCTCCGGTCTAGGCGGTTTAAACCATCAGCGATAGAAGAAGACGCAAACACTCTTTTCCTCCATCGCCATCGCTCAGCCAGTCTGCTCCCACCAGTTTTCACCTACGAAGAGCTCGAGTCCTCCACCAACCGATTTGACGTCAAGCGCAAAATCGGCGACGGTGGGTTCGGGTCCGTGTACCTGGGTCAGCTCTACGACGGCCGAATCGTAGCCGTCAAGTATCTCCACCGTGCATCCGCTGGCCGAGCCTTCTCCACCAAGTCCTTCTGCAACGAAATCTTGATCCTCTCCTCCATTGATCATCCAAATCTCGTGAAGCTCCACGGCTATTGCAGCGACCCGAGAGGGCTTCTTTTGGTTTATGACTACGTCCCTAATGGTACTCTTGCAGACCACCTTCATGGCCCAAAGAGCTTGTTCCGAAAAGGCTCTTTGACTTGGCAAGTGAGGATTGACATGGCTATTCAGACTGCTATGGCAATCGAGTACTTGCACTTCTCAGTCGCTCCACCCATAGTTCACAGGGACATTACTTCTACAAATATTTTCGTGGAAAGAGATATGAGAATCAAAGTTGGTGACTTTGGGTTGTCTAGGCTGCTAGTTTTCCCAGAAACGTCGACGACGTCGGCATCCTCATCTGGGTATGTCTGGACGGGGCCTCAAGGTACGCCGGGGTACTTGGATCCAGACTATCATAAGTCGTGCCGGCTGACAGAGAAGAGTGATGTGTATAGCTTCGGGGTTGTATTGTTGGAGCTTATAACTGGGTCGAAGGCAGTGGACCAGAGCAGGGACAAGAGGGAGATGGCCCTGGCCGATCTGGTGGTCTCGAAGATCCACATGGGGCTGCTCAGCCAGGTGGTGGACCCCTTTCTGGCACTGGATGCGGAGGCCATTGGCGGCGTTCATGCGGTGGGCGAGCTGGCCTTCCGCTGCGTGGCGGCCGAGAAGGACGATCGTCCCGACGCGAAGGAGGTAGTCGAGGAGCTGAAAAGAATTCGGAGCCGTACACGTGTAGATATCCAAGCGTCGAACGCGATTGCCGGTGACGATGTGGTAAAAGACTGA